A single genomic interval of Stieleria maiorica harbors:
- a CDS encoding sulfite exporter TauE/SafE family protein, with the protein MAVVGWYLLLIVAGFLAGVVNTIAGGGSFMTLPALMVFGLEPKIANATNRVAVLFSSGAAVATFHKHGHLDHRLANRLTIPTMLGVPVGSWLAVYLPPDAFEPVFGAIFLAMAVLLLLNPKRIAAANVASDRCRRWVNPIFFAIGIYVGFIQAGMGILVLLAMSLTNSGDLVASNAVKNWIGFLVTLAATVMFAIYGLIDWLPGLVMAGGNLLGGVVGAKLAIKKGNRLIFGFLIVVMIATGLKLIVTSVYGWIR; encoded by the coding sequence GTGGCTGTCGTCGGCTGGTATCTACTTCTGATCGTTGCAGGGTTTCTGGCCGGGGTCGTGAACACGATCGCCGGTGGGGGATCTTTCATGACGTTGCCGGCGCTGATGGTGTTCGGGTTGGAGCCGAAAATTGCCAACGCAACCAATCGCGTCGCGGTGCTGTTTTCCAGCGGCGCTGCCGTCGCGACGTTTCACAAGCACGGGCACCTCGACCACCGGCTTGCCAACCGCCTGACGATTCCGACGATGTTGGGGGTGCCGGTCGGGTCCTGGCTAGCGGTCTACCTGCCGCCGGACGCGTTCGAGCCCGTGTTCGGTGCTATTTTTCTGGCGATGGCGGTGCTGCTCTTGCTGAACCCCAAGCGAATTGCCGCAGCGAACGTCGCTTCGGATCGTTGCCGCCGGTGGGTCAATCCGATTTTTTTCGCCATCGGCATCTATGTCGGGTTCATTCAGGCCGGGATGGGCATCCTGGTGCTGTTGGCGATGAGCCTGACCAACAGCGGCGACTTGGTCGCGTCGAACGCGGTGAAAAACTGGATCGGTTTTTTGGTCACGCTGGCGGCGACGGTGATGTTTGCGATCTATGGGCTGATCGACTGGCTGCCCGGTTTGGTGATGGCGGGCGGCAACCTGCTGGGCGGTGTTGTCGGTGCTAAGCTGGCGATCAAGAAGGGGAACCGCTTAATCTTCGGGTTCCTGATCGTGGTGATGATCGCAACGGGGCTGAAGTTGATCGTCACCAGCGTGTACGGCTGGATCCGTTGA
- a CDS encoding Uma2 family endonuclease, whose product MSTEIRKLTYQDYVCFPDDGKRHEIIGGDHYMNPAPSTYHQYVSRRLHFQLYSKIELVERGSVICAPVDVQLTESDIVQPDIVVVLKENRIITPTKVKGAPDHLIEILSPSTESNDKTLKRSLYERTGVGEYWIVDPFEQTLTQLVLENGRYVDQRVTEKRISVTYLHDVDVDLNQVW is encoded by the coding sequence ATGAGCACTGAGATTCGCAAGCTGACCTACCAGGATTACGTCTGTTTCCCGGATGACGGGAAGCGGCATGAGATCATCGGAGGAGATCACTACATGAATCCGGCACCGAGCACCTACCATCAATATGTGTCACGGCGGTTGCACTTTCAGTTGTATTCGAAGATCGAACTTGTCGAGCGAGGCAGCGTGATCTGCGCACCGGTGGATGTGCAATTGACCGAAAGTGACATCGTCCAGCCGGACATCGTCGTCGTGCTGAAAGAAAACCGGATCATCACCCCCACCAAGGTGAAGGGGGCCCCCGACCATCTGATTGAGATTCTGTCGCCATCGACCGAATCGAACGACAAGACGCTCAAACGTTCACTGTATGAGCGAACCGGAGTCGGGGAGTATTGGATCGTCGACCCGTTTGAACAGACGCTGACGCAGTTGGTGCTCGAGAACGGGCGGTACGTCGACCAGCGTGTGACGGAAAAGCGTATTTCCGTCACGTACCTTCATGACGTCGATGTCGACTTGAACCAAGTCTGGTGA
- a CDS encoding DUF1559 domain-containing protein — protein sequence MNVRIKRRGFTLVELLVVIAIIGILVGLLLPAVQAAREAARRMSCSNNFKQIGLGIHNYHSAYKRLPTIRGGTSRVHGSNNPQSREPRTIGGSFGGNNLNNLSSLVQLAPFVEQQGLWDQISNPFRVREPASAAGQYEFSAMGPNADISLAQHGRYQYDPWLTTVPMLRCPSDPGDGLPAQGRTNYGVCVGDALQFQNTGGINQNGRPNRTAAPRAKATCRGMFFPRVNMRFRDTLDGLSNTIMAGEMATNLGDRAVFTHAARMTNLATLQNDPLVCEAEIDPDRPKFWAPGASLTGGTQGQRGFKWSSGYCVHTGVTTILPPNSPICSSGAGTWRPGIYGPSSRHQGGAHVLMGDGAVIFITDSIEAGNKSNPMVIWNGTDARSPGSQSPYGLWGALGTRANNETIDEQLNQ from the coding sequence ATGAATGTCCGTATTAAACGTAGGGGTTTCACGCTGGTGGAACTGCTGGTGGTGATCGCGATCATCGGGATCTTGGTGGGGTTACTGCTGCCGGCGGTCCAGGCGGCGCGCGAAGCCGCGCGGCGGATGAGCTGCAGCAACAACTTCAAGCAGATCGGCTTGGGGATCCACAATTACCACTCCGCGTACAAGCGACTCCCGACGATCCGCGGCGGGACCTCACGAGTCCACGGGAGCAATAATCCACAGTCCCGCGAGCCGCGTACGATTGGTGGCAGCTTCGGTGGAAACAACCTGAACAACCTGAGCTCGCTGGTCCAACTGGCACCATTCGTCGAACAGCAAGGTTTGTGGGACCAGATCAGCAATCCGTTTCGCGTCCGCGAACCGGCTTCGGCCGCAGGACAGTACGAATTCAGCGCGATGGGGCCTAACGCCGACATCAGCCTGGCCCAGCACGGTCGCTATCAATACGATCCGTGGTTGACCACGGTCCCGATGCTGCGCTGCCCGAGCGACCCGGGCGACGGTTTGCCGGCTCAAGGCCGAACGAACTATGGTGTTTGTGTCGGTGACGCGCTGCAATTCCAAAACACCGGGGGCATCAACCAGAACGGCCGGCCGAACCGGACGGCTGCACCACGTGCCAAGGCCACTTGTCGCGGCATGTTTTTCCCGCGTGTGAACATGCGATTCCGCGACACCCTGGATGGGCTTTCCAACACGATCATGGCCGGTGAAATGGCGACCAATCTTGGCGACCGAGCCGTGTTCACGCACGCCGCGCGGATGACCAACCTGGCCACGCTGCAGAACGATCCATTGGTTTGTGAAGCCGAAATCGATCCCGATCGACCCAAGTTCTGGGCTCCCGGCGCCTCATTGACCGGTGGAACGCAAGGGCAACGCGGGTTCAAGTGGTCCAGCGGTTATTGCGTGCACACCGGAGTGACGACCATCCTGCCGCCCAACAGCCCAATCTGCAGCAGCGGTGCCGGAACCTGGCGGCCGGGAATCTATGGTCCCAGCAGCCGGCACCAGGGCGGCGCCCACGTCTTGATGGGTGACGGCGCCGTGATCTTTATCACCGACTCGATCGAAGCGGGCAACAAGTCGAACCCGATGGTGATTTGGAATGGCACCGATGCACGTTCGCCGGGGTCTCAAAGCCCGTATGGCTTGTGGGGCGCACTCGGGACGCGTGCCAACAACGAAACGATTGATGAGCAGCTCAATCAGTAG
- a CDS encoding class I SAM-dependent methyltransferase has translation MDPNTHSALTIEQFTRQAVPFASLPGHSAAMDILVELAAPGPEDDMLDVACGPGIVACHFAPLVGSVTGLDLTPEMIRQARMRQSEQGIKNASWIEGSAALLPFDDATFSLVLTRYSFHHFQAPAQVLSEMRRVCKPGGRVVVADVSLPSDKVAGYDEIELLRDPSHVHALSRDEFADLFSSDEFDRVQFKEYKVELTLEEQLAVSFPVPGGADRIRNLMQNDVGVDRIGVQASLDDGTLRYSIPITVAAATTARSG, from the coding sequence ATGGATCCGAACACCCATTCCGCATTGACAATTGAACAGTTCACACGGCAAGCGGTCCCGTTTGCAAGCTTGCCCGGCCACTCGGCGGCCATGGACATACTGGTTGAACTTGCCGCCCCGGGCCCCGAGGATGACATGTTGGACGTCGCCTGTGGGCCGGGAATCGTTGCCTGTCATTTTGCCCCGTTGGTCGGCTCCGTGACCGGGCTTGATCTCACGCCGGAGATGATTCGCCAAGCACGGATGCGACAATCCGAACAGGGCATCAAAAATGCCTCTTGGATCGAAGGCAGTGCAGCACTGTTGCCGTTCGACGACGCGACGTTTTCTCTCGTGTTGACGCGTTACTCGTTTCATCATTTCCAAGCCCCCGCCCAGGTGCTCTCGGAAATGCGACGCGTCTGCAAACCCGGTGGGCGGGTCGTCGTTGCCGATGTTTCCCTGCCGAGCGACAAGGTCGCCGGTTACGACGAGATCGAACTTCTGCGTGACCCCTCGCACGTGCACGCGCTCAGCCGCGACGAGTTTGCCGACCTGTTCTCATCCGACGAATTCGACCGTGTTCAGTTTAAAGAGTACAAGGTGGAATTGACATTGGAAGAACAGCTTGCCGTTTCATTTCCGGTGCCCGGTGGTGCGGATCGGATTCGCAACCTGATGCAGAATGATGTGGGCGTCGATCGGATCGGCGTCCAAGCATCGTTGGACGACGGGACCCTTCGATATTCCATTCCGATCACGGTCGCCGCCGCAACGACGGCGAGGAGCGGGTAG
- a CDS encoding sulfatase family protein: MTFRFALVAVTAIIFGTQSSAESAEDALGSPNFVVIFTDDQGYQDVGCFGSPEIRTPRLDAMAEDGMKFTSFYAQPICGPSRAALMTGCYPMRVAERGHTKQVHPILHEDEITIAEVLKTKDYATACFGKWDLAKHSQTDFFIDLFPTRQGFDYFYGTPTSNDRVVNLYRNETLIEPASDMSSLTRRYTDEAIAFIRKNRKQPFFVYLPHTMPHTRLDASGPFKGKSPRGLYGDVIEEIDFNVGRLLDSIDELGLADNTYVLFTSDNGPWLNKNTGFADGHLGGDHGGSAGPLRSGKVSTFEGGVRVPAILWGPGRVPAGTTCDRIATTMDLLPTFAALAGAEVPSNRVIDGEDIRHLFHGEFDQADPEKAYFYYLRVHLQAVRQGKWKLHLPRLEEPVGAAPFSRNVHIAPADRIGFEKPFLVDLENDLGETTDVAHANPRVVRRLLALAEDMREDLGDYDRVGKNMRFFDPLERRPTTPPVPDPSKPRKKKPAGSKK; the protein is encoded by the coding sequence ATGACGTTTCGATTCGCACTGGTCGCCGTTACCGCCATCATCTTTGGGACGCAGTCGTCCGCGGAATCGGCCGAAGACGCTCTCGGCAGCCCCAACTTCGTGGTCATCTTTACCGATGACCAGGGGTATCAGGACGTCGGCTGTTTCGGATCGCCAGAGATCCGCACGCCACGGCTTGATGCGATGGCCGAGGACGGCATGAAGTTCACCAGTTTCTATGCACAGCCGATTTGCGGGCCGTCGCGTGCGGCATTGATGACCGGTTGTTATCCGATGCGAGTCGCAGAGCGAGGGCACACCAAACAGGTGCATCCGATCTTGCACGAGGATGAAATCACGATCGCCGAAGTGCTGAAGACGAAAGACTATGCCACCGCATGCTTCGGAAAATGGGACTTGGCGAAACATTCCCAAACGGATTTCTTCATCGATCTTTTCCCGACCCGTCAAGGGTTTGACTATTTTTATGGAACGCCGACCAGCAACGACCGTGTGGTGAATCTGTACCGCAACGAAACGCTGATCGAACCGGCGTCCGACATGTCGTCTCTGACGCGGCGTTATACCGATGAAGCCATCGCGTTTATCAGAAAGAACCGAAAGCAGCCGTTTTTTGTTTATCTGCCACACACGATGCCGCACACGCGTCTGGACGCGTCCGGGCCGTTCAAGGGGAAAAGCCCGCGAGGGCTCTATGGCGACGTGATCGAAGAAATCGATTTCAACGTCGGCCGACTGCTGGATTCGATCGACGAATTAGGCTTGGCCGACAATACCTATGTGCTGTTCACCAGCGACAACGGACCTTGGTTGAACAAGAACACAGGATTTGCGGACGGGCACCTGGGCGGCGATCATGGCGGTTCGGCCGGGCCGCTGCGAAGCGGCAAGGTGTCGACATTTGAAGGCGGCGTGCGGGTGCCTGCGATCTTGTGGGGTCCCGGGCGCGTCCCCGCCGGAACGACCTGTGATCGGATCGCCACGACCATGGACCTGTTGCCGACCTTCGCCGCGCTGGCTGGTGCGGAAGTCCCATCGAACCGTGTCATCGACGGCGAAGACATTCGACATCTTTTTCACGGCGAGTTTGATCAGGCGGATCCGGAGAAAGCCTACTTCTATTATTTGCGCGTCCATCTCCAAGCGGTGCGTCAGGGAAAGTGGAAACTGCATTTGCCACGTCTGGAAGAACCGGTCGGGGCGGCTCCCTTCAGCCGCAATGTTCACATCGCGCCGGCCGATCGAATCGGATTTGAAAAACCGTTCCTTGTCGACCTGGAAAACGACCTCGGTGAAACGACCGACGTCGCGCACGCGAATCCCCGAGTGGTCCGGCGATTGCTCGCCCTGGCCGAAGACATGCGCGAGGATCTGGGTGATTACGATCGCGTCGGAAAGAACATGCGTTTCTTCGATCCACTGGAACGTCGGCCGACAACGCCGCCGGTTCCAGATCCCTCCAAACCACGAAAGAAAAAGCCGGCTGGATCCAAGAAATGA
- a CDS encoding serine/threonine-protein kinase, with product MNQQPVPPPARRLFEQAISIEDEALQRSFLAEQCGDDTALRERVERLLLARREQPNHLLRRAVASASVGAKVQQTEFLDRATRAATNQSSTSDTPTVYEDSSRFAPPSIPSYHLVRVIGEGGMGTVYLAEQLVPVRREVAIKVIKPGMDSEEVIARFRGERQALAMMDHTNIAKVFESGTTERGRPYFVMELVRGIPITDYCKQHHLNLRQRLELCADLCMAVHHAHQRGVIHRDLKPTNVLVMNQDDKPVIKVIDFGVSKALHGDLGGLTLVTHGSQLIGTPLYMAPEQAKRTNYDVDTRVDVYSIGVVLYELLTDATPIDRDTLKRIGVDQFYSLLVRREPERPSQRVPGAGFQTKLLKRELDWIVMKAIDRERDRRYPSASAFAADLQRYLGGEPVEACPPSWAYRFGKTARQYRIELSMLALVMVTLVVISGVSLWQMAAVDAARRESEQRERHAVELLQALKLQRALTTLQDGNLVRLHELATDLQSEPVPIEGVSRPPELTRLLMNVATRPTAGSFANSSAVNGVAVTRDGKRALSVDERGDVKLWDLNAPDASGRLIGTHNEPAHAVAISPDGHTAVTGSKLGTICFWNLDDGTLIRRLPPLETGVETLRWSPDGRHLAAGARYSEVWVGDADGKETFRIANDHRHESLLFSRDSTKLIIPTRADISVYEMSSGKKIRSINPLPLSNVRTLCFAGKDDRWLVAGERFKESLIILDFETGKLIGQLPLDTSYPRSLCASGNGMWLRMSFSDGQIQVIQLSPSDGGASVTGRVFAQFLAHRPAFDVRLPLASLPGDTLFVSGGQDGNLHRWHQHDLRSSEMRRRPDSVLATYLIPETGHVYHVHRTKQPPLASRSAIFSPTIVDGMFAVAYRQTISIVQTSDQRSIAEIISPLAEHRDVTLSAEGDTVVAGSATTLCVWKSTDRWSSHELVNQFEIQHDAPPLLCDGGQTLIVDDAVGRRILAIDVRSGQQTELANDVSVSFLCLDSDARRLGMIADNLLQVIDRRSADVLIEKPQFHGIARLHFSDDGTTLLEGRRDGRVYVWHLPTRQQLGLLYEPKHAVGTLLRWQVADDSRRVMLEFGSDYGGIDLLLIPGQTHP from the coding sequence ATGAACCAGCAACCCGTTCCCCCGCCGGCCCGCCGTCTTTTCGAGCAAGCAATCTCGATCGAAGACGAAGCGTTGCAACGTTCGTTTCTCGCCGAGCAATGCGGCGACGACACGGCATTGCGGGAGCGGGTCGAGCGTTTGCTGTTAGCGCGGCGTGAACAGCCGAACCATCTGTTGCGTCGCGCCGTGGCATCCGCGAGCGTCGGCGCGAAAGTGCAGCAAACGGAGTTCCTTGATCGTGCGACGCGTGCCGCGACGAACCAGTCATCGACGTCGGACACCCCCACCGTTTATGAAGACTCCAGCCGCTTCGCCCCGCCCTCGATCCCCTCGTACCATCTCGTTCGGGTGATCGGCGAGGGTGGGATGGGAACGGTTTACTTGGCCGAGCAGCTCGTGCCCGTCCGCCGTGAGGTCGCGATCAAGGTGATCAAGCCGGGGATGGATTCCGAGGAGGTGATCGCGCGATTCCGCGGCGAGCGTCAGGCCCTGGCGATGATGGATCACACCAACATCGCCAAGGTCTTTGAAAGCGGCACGACCGAGCGAGGTCGCCCGTACTTTGTGATGGAACTGGTTCGCGGCATCCCCATCACCGATTATTGCAAACAGCACCATTTAAATCTGCGCCAGCGGCTGGAACTGTGCGCCGACCTTTGCATGGCAGTCCATCACGCCCATCAGCGAGGGGTGATCCACCGCGACCTGAAACCCACCAATGTCCTGGTCATGAACCAGGACGACAAACCGGTCATCAAAGTGATCGATTTCGGCGTCTCCAAGGCACTCCATGGCGATCTGGGCGGACTAACGCTGGTCACTCACGGCTCCCAGCTGATCGGGACCCCGCTGTACATGGCGCCCGAACAGGCGAAACGGACCAATTACGATGTCGACACACGCGTCGACGTTTATTCGATCGGAGTGGTGCTGTACGAACTTTTGACCGACGCGACGCCCATCGATCGCGACACGCTCAAGCGGATCGGTGTCGACCAGTTCTACAGCCTGCTGGTGCGACGAGAACCTGAACGCCCCAGCCAGCGCGTTCCCGGCGCGGGATTTCAAACCAAGCTGCTCAAGCGCGAGCTCGATTGGATCGTGATGAAGGCCATCGACCGGGAACGTGACCGGCGGTACCCATCGGCCAGCGCGTTTGCCGCCGACTTGCAGCGCTATCTGGGCGGCGAACCGGTGGAGGCGTGCCCGCCGTCCTGGGCGTACCGGTTCGGTAAAACCGCACGCCAGTACCGCATCGAACTCAGCATGTTGGCATTGGTGATGGTCACGCTGGTCGTCATCTCTGGCGTCTCGCTCTGGCAGATGGCGGCGGTGGATGCGGCGCGACGCGAGAGCGAGCAACGCGAACGTCATGCGGTCGAGTTGCTCCAGGCACTCAAACTGCAACGCGCCCTGACGACGCTGCAGGACGGCAATCTGGTGCGACTGCACGAATTGGCCACCGACCTCCAATCCGAACCCGTGCCGATCGAGGGAGTCTCCCGGCCGCCCGAACTGACGCGACTGCTGATGAACGTCGCGACGCGCCCGACCGCGGGATCCTTTGCCAATTCCTCCGCTGTCAATGGGGTGGCGGTGACACGCGACGGGAAGCGGGCATTGAGTGTCGACGAACGCGGCGATGTCAAGCTTTGGGATTTGAATGCACCCGATGCGAGCGGGCGATTGATCGGGACCCACAACGAACCCGCTCACGCCGTCGCAATCTCGCCCGACGGCCACACCGCGGTCACCGGCAGCAAGCTGGGAACGATCTGTTTTTGGAACCTGGACGACGGCACGCTGATTCGTCGATTGCCGCCGCTGGAAACCGGCGTCGAAACGCTGCGCTGGTCCCCCGACGGTCGGCATTTGGCCGCCGGTGCTCGCTACAGCGAGGTCTGGGTCGGTGACGCCGATGGCAAGGAAACGTTTCGCATCGCCAATGACCATCGCCATGAAAGTTTGCTGTTTTCGCGCGACAGCACCAAATTGATCATTCCGACACGAGCGGATATCTCTGTCTACGAGATGTCGTCGGGCAAAAAAATCCGCAGCATCAATCCGCTGCCGCTAAGCAATGTGCGAACACTTTGCTTTGCCGGGAAAGACGACCGCTGGCTGGTCGCCGGCGAGCGATTCAAAGAATCCTTGATCATCCTCGATTTCGAAACCGGAAAACTGATCGGTCAATTGCCGCTGGACACCTCATATCCGCGCTCCCTCTGCGCTTCCGGCAACGGCATGTGGCTGCGGATGAGTTTCTCCGACGGTCAGATTCAGGTGATTCAGCTTTCTCCGTCCGACGGAGGAGCCTCGGTGACCGGCCGCGTCTTCGCACAGTTCCTCGCCCATCGGCCGGCATTCGATGTGCGTTTGCCGCTGGCGTCCCTGCCGGGCGATACCTTGTTCGTCTCCGGCGGCCAGGACGGCAACCTTCACCGCTGGCATCAACATGATCTGCGTTCGTCCGAGATGCGCAGGCGGCCCGATTCGGTGCTGGCAACCTATTTGATCCCGGAAACCGGACACGTCTATCACGTCCACCGGACGAAGCAGCCGCCGCTTGCCAGTCGTTCCGCGATCTTTTCTCCGACGATCGTCGATGGAATGTTTGCGGTCGCTTACAGACAAACCATTTCGATCGTCCAGACCAGCGACCAACGATCGATCGCCGAAATCATCTCACCGCTGGCCGAACACCGCGACGTCACTCTCTCTGCCGAAGGTGACACCGTGGTGGCGGGATCCGCGACGACGTTGTGCGTCTGGAAATCGACCGACCGATGGAGCTCACACGAATTGGTCAACCAGTTCGAGATCCAGCACGACGCGCCGCCACTGCTTTGCGATGGCGGACAAACGTTGATCGTGGACGACGCCGTCGGACGTCGGATCCTGGCGATTGATGTGCGATCGGGGCAACAAACCGAGCTCGCCAACGACGTCAGCGTCTCCTTCCTCTGCCTGGACTCCGACGCCCGGCGATTGGGGATGATCGCCGATAATCTGCTGCAGGTGATCGATCGCCGAAGTGCGGACGTGCTGATCGAGAAGCCCCAATTTCATGGAATCGCACGGCTGCATTTCAGCGACGACGGGACCACTCTTCTGGAAGGCCGCCGCGACGGTCGCGTCTACGTTTGGCATCTGCCGACGCGTCAACAACTCGGGTTGCTCTACGAACCCAAGCATGCGGTCGGCACACTGCTCCGCTGGCAAGTCGCAGACGACAGCCGCCGCGTGATGCTAGAATTCGGCAGCGATTACGGCGGGATCGACCTGCTGTTGATCCCCGGACAGACCCATCCGTAA
- a CDS encoding ECF-type sigma factor, whose translation MSDVTKILGRIDAGDGRATQELLPLVYDELRRLAAQRMRRERSDHTLQSTALVHDAYLRLVGSQNESCWQSRSHFFAAAAQAMRRILIEHARRKASLKRGGDWNRIALEDYEEQSVCDLSADQLLELDETLTKLEAEDAVIAELVRLRLYAGLSVTEAAGVMGISRSVAYQHWEYALAWFAVELEGD comes from the coding sequence ATGTCTGACGTCACGAAGATTCTCGGCCGAATCGACGCCGGTGACGGCCGTGCGACACAGGAATTGCTTCCGCTGGTCTACGACGAACTTCGCCGGTTGGCCGCTCAACGGATGCGTCGTGAGCGGTCCGACCACACGTTGCAGTCGACCGCGCTGGTCCACGACGCGTATCTGCGACTGGTGGGGTCTCAAAATGAGAGCTGTTGGCAGTCACGGTCACATTTTTTTGCCGCCGCGGCTCAGGCGATGCGTCGCATCTTGATCGAACATGCCCGCCGAAAAGCGAGTCTGAAACGCGGCGGCGATTGGAACCGGATCGCGCTCGAAGACTACGAAGAGCAAAGTGTTTGCGATCTTTCGGCCGACCAACTGCTCGAACTCGATGAAACGCTCACCAAGCTGGAAGCCGAAGACGCGGTGATCGCCGAACTCGTTCGGCTCCGGCTTTACGCCGGGCTGTCGGTCACCGAGGCCGCCGGCGTGATGGGGATCTCCCGCAGCGTCGCCTACCAGCACTGGGAGTACGCCCTCGCCTGGTTCGCCGTCGAGCTGGAGGGCGATTGA